A region of the Heptranchias perlo isolate sHepPer1 chromosome 25, sHepPer1.hap1, whole genome shotgun sequence genome:
cctccAGGAGTTAAAGGTTAAAAATGCTGTTAAaacggaggcccgcagcctccttaaaagatttcaccgaCCAAttcacctcctgagagcgggttggtcgcccacccctcgatccacctccattaaaaccggaagtgggcgggttggggttggattttacttttttttacaatttttactatttttaccttcccacctgcccccaatatATCTTCTCTACCTCTACTTCACTGATGCAGAAACTAAATGTACTTTCTCTGACATGCTTTTTATATGGTCTCTAAAAAATCTTATGCAACAGTCCTAGTGTATCCCCTGCCAATACCCCAATATAtttgtgtgtcagctgtggctctcgCTGTGGTagtactctcgcttctgagtgagaaggttatgggttcaagtcccactccagagactgtgggatcacggcagtaggcttgttgggcctggaggtaacactcctgctcctcctgacccacaagcagtgtaataaaaGCACTTAccacagggcagtactgagggggcgctgccctgtcagaggtgctgtcttttatatgcgatgttaaactgaggtcctgtctgccctctcaggtggacttaaaagatcctgtgtcactatttcaaagaagagcaagaggAGTtatccctggccaatatttattcctcaaccaacattgctaaaaaaacagattatctggtcattattgctttgctgtttgtgggactttgctgtgcgtaaattggctgtcgtgtttcctacattacaacagtggctacacttcaaaactacttaattggctgtaaagcaccttgggacatcttgGTCATgataagtgctatataaatgcaagtttttctctaTATGCAAATAAGATGAGGATATGAGGGGAAAAAATCATGTCAAATTTGTACGGTGATAACAAAATaagacaaaagcaaaatgctgctggtgctgaaaatttgaaataatgctggaaacactcatcaggccaggtagcatctgtggagagagaaacagagttaacgtttcaggttgatgacctttcatcagaactggaagatgttagagatgaacagacaagtatagaaacaaaagatgggtccagaggaggtgtaaatgattacagcaaaatagcagagggggagggatgcATGATAAATCTGGCAAAGAGAAGAAGGCTCCCGTGGCCCGGGAATGTGGCAAAGAAAGGCTGGTAGAACCCAGAGGTGCGGACCATCTCGTCAGCAGTGTATCAATAGGGATCCTCACCCCACGCACCAGCCCCCACTCCACTCCCAATGGCTCTGGCACAGCCAttctccattaccagcacctgctgtcctagAGAAAATGGTGGTTAAagtctaaagttgttaaactctAATTTAAAAAATAAGACATTTTGGTTTATTGCTACCCCTGAAAGATAGAGGACTATGATGAAAGATCAGAGCACTGGGTTTGGCTTTTGACTGCTGTAGCaaatggcacagacacgatggccaaatggtctccttctgtgctgcagctATGGTTCGAAGGAAAGATTTTGAAAAGAACACTGATACAGACAACAttgttatatgtttcaacaatACAGCTCATTACAGATTTAAAGATCTCATGAGGATAATCTACTGAAGAAGGAAACAATGGCAACTGAAGTCATGGTACAGGGCAATCAAATAGAAGCCACAAACCCAGAGACTATCAGTAAAACCACGATTGATGATGTATCTATGCAAAAGATAGCACCCAAAGTGGATGCATTGCGAATCTTGGAACCAGTTAGAAAAAAGCTCACATCAATTGAAGCAGAGAGGATTATTTCTGTCATTGAAAAGACTATTGAGAAATTAGAAAGAGTCACTTTGCTTCCCCATATAGCTAACAACCTCAAAAGATTCAGTGTTGCTTTTGGTTTGGAGTTGACATGTGCTATGAGGGAGCATAGCAGACTAGAGCAACATCTGTATTTTGCTATTAGCGGACTGCACAAGGAAGAGTCTTCTGGAGAGGAAAAGCATCTTGAAAGGCACGAAGTAAAAACTAAAGCAGAGAAAAAGCATGATGTTAAAATCCTTCAGCAGGCCCTCGGTAGCTCAGTTAAAAACATCCTTCGGCTCTTTCAGGGGAATCCCTCAGCATGTCAAATAATCCAAGCAGAATGTCAAGCCCGAAGACGCATCTGTGTAGATCTCATAATGGGGCTAATGGAACTGAGAGACTTAGTGTTTGAGAGACTTCTGATAACCCCCACTGAGGAAAAAGAAAAGTTGGACTATGTGCAAAACATCATAATGCGAGATAAGCAAAACACAGAAGTTATTGCCATGTTAGAGGCAGAACTGGCAACAGCCATCCAAGATAAAGAAAATGAGGTAAACCCTTACATATATTGTAGACTTGATGTCTCATGCTACCTTGACAAAAAATGCCATAAGTTGTAACAGACTATAATTCACACCCCTAAATTTAGAGCACATAAAAACATGCATAAAGTTATACACCAGTTTTTAAAAACAAGTTTTAATGTTGTGATCTGGGGCCTGTATTTATGTAAAATACGCACTAAGCAAAAGCCAACAATGCACTTTGATCTGGTATCTTTTAGCTAAAATGTCATGCTGTCGATTCTTGTACATGTATAAAGATAAGTAGAGAGATGTTTCACGTACTGCATTATGCATGCAAGTCCAAGTGTCAGCTTttatataatctgtactatatGTCATTACTGTTCCACAACAGTTATGAAGGCATACAATGGTAAGCAGGGCATATCTGAGGCTTGGAGTTGACAGGTACGGAAGGCACATCCCATCTTTCCTGATGAAATATTAGTATGAATGCGAGTTGTTaatttgggagggtggggggtggtggttagaAGAAGCAGAGTTAAGGAATAAAGTCTAAAAACATGTGATTGTGTTACAAGTTCAGGTCTACCAAAGTACCTGCTTGGGTTCAGTCACGTCAGTCACTCCCTTAAGTGGTCTCGTTGCCTGCTTTTTTTATGGAAATTGATTCCCACTGCCCTATATCCGCTGGTGCAAAATTGGGACCCAAGAGCGTAATAGTAAGACACTCTTGCGATCTGAGCCGTATCTCTGTGCCGTAAGCATTTGTACTCTTAATCTCTCCGAAGGTGGGCCAAATTAACATAGGCAAAGTGGTTTGGTTCAGTTTGTATACGGCTTTATTCCACAGTAGATAAAACATACAGAATACAGTGTGCCAAGTGACTTCCatcataataaatgaaactaccaATTGTGTACAGTTACAAAAATATAGAACACGTACACTATTCCACTTTGGTGGATCCTTtacttaacattaaaaaaaactctccctgACTAAGGCAGAGGTCCTCATCTTGCTGCCTGATTGACCCCCTCAGctatctgtgatgattcttaataagCTTCCCTTCAAAAACTAGCAGTGATCAAATAAATGTCAATACCAAGTTGCTAAATATGATGTAAATTATTAGATATTGTTAAAGAACAGGCCATTGTTTGTGATCTGTGCAAAACTACTAACCATCCCACATTAAAATCACCTTTCTTCTGCGTTTGGATGGCCAACCCAGCATGGGGTTGTCTGGGCAAACTACTATGATTCAGGCAAGCTTCCACACAAAACACATTAAAATCACTTGTGTCCAAGTCTTTTTCATAGAAAAAAATGGCCACTGAACCCCAAACTGTAACAATTTGTTGTAAATGCATTTCTGGCTTCATTATAGTAATACACATTGATTAGAAGCAATCTTATAAACTTATGTTTCAATTCAGAATATTTAATTTAGACAGACTTCAGCTTATTCATACCCTAATGCatcatttttaaatttaacataGTGGTTTCAGCCACACTAGTTTGCCATAACTACTTTTGATGTTCATGTTAACTGTTCAGTAATGTGTCAGTCAGTCAGTAGCTAGCTATTGCTAACAAACACAGTTTGTGGGAGCAGTTTGATACTGCAACATTTCTGCAGATAAATAGACAAGTAGCTTTTAAGCAACGGTTCAGCAGATAATAAACTAGGTTGCTTTATTGTGTAGATATTTCCTGTGGGTTTGATAACTGCACCTAATTCTGACCACCAAGAACAACTACGGTAACTGTTAACATTTTGAGTGCAGCCAATTGtaaaaactcaaatcaaatttAATGTAGTTTTCTTTTTCTAAAAAGTACAAAAGAATGATATATTTATTTAAAGATCCCTTCAAGAAGAAAAGTTAACATGTCAAAGGATATCAGTACTTGATAGGCATAGCATAATTACATAAATATACAGAGTACAGCAATAAAAAACATAGAGTTTCCAGAATTATGTTAATCTAGCAACTACCTGGACAATTAGCCAGTCCACAACCTATTTTCCTGATATCCATTGCTTACATTCAAATCCACAATCCATGGAGATAGCAGAACCTGGCCTGggaaagataggaacataggaacaggagtaggccattcatcccctcgtgcctgctccaccattcgataagatcatggctgatctgtgatctagctccatatacctgcctttggcccatatcccctaatacctttggttgccaaaaagctatctatctcgcatttaaatttagcagttgagctagtatcaattgccgtttgcggaagagagttccaaacctctaccaccctttgtgtgtagaaatgttttctaatctcgctcctgaaaggtctggctctaatttttagactgtgccccctactcctagaatccccaaccagcggaaatagtttctctctatccaccctatccgttccccttaatatcttataaactttgatcagatcaccccttaaccttcgaaacaccagtacaaccccaatttgtgtaatctctcctcgtaacttaacccttgaagtccgggtatcattctagtaaacctacgctgtactccctccaaggccaatatgtccttccgaaggtgcggtgcccagaactgctcacagtactccaggtgcggtctaaccagggtcttgtatagctgcagcataacttttgcccccttgtactctagtcctctagatataaaggccagcattccattagccgtcttgattattttcagcacctgttcatgacacttcaatgatctatgtacctgaacccctaagtccctttggacatccacagtttttaactttttatcatttagaaagtaccctgttctatccttttttgatccaaagtggatgacctcacatttatctacattgaattccattttccacaattttgcccattcacttaatctatcaatattcctttgtaattttatgttttcatctacactgcttacaatgccaccaatctttctgtcatcggcaaacttagatatgagactttctatgccttcatctaagtcgatagtagatattgtgaataattgaggccccaggacagatccctgcgggactccactagtcacatcctgccaatgtgaatacttacccattatccctactctctgtcgcctttcgctcagccaatttcctaaccaagtctgtacttttccctcgattccatgagcttctaacttagctaacagtctcttatgtgggaccttatcaaatgccttctggaagtccatataaataacatccattgacattcccctgtccactactttagtcacctcttcaaaaaattcaatcaggtttgtcaggcacaacctacctttcacaaatccatgctggctctccctgattaactgaaaattctcaaggtgttcaatcaccctatccttaattatagactccagcaatttccccacaacagatgttaggctaactgatctataattccccagtttccctctctctcctttcttaaaaagcagagtgacatgtgcaattttccaatctagagggacagttcctgaatctagagaactttgaacgattatagttagggcatctacaatctgctcacctacttcctttaaaaccctgggatggaaaccatctggtcctggggatttgtcactctttcgtgctattattttcttcattactgttgctttacttatgttaattttatcgagtccctgtccccgattcaatattagttttcttgggatttccagcatgctatcctctttttctattgtaaatactgacgcaaagtaattattcaacatgtccgccatttccccattgtcaacgacaatatccccactttcagtttttaaggggccaacactgctcctgaccaccctctttttcctaatataactataaaagttctttgtattggttttgatatcccgtgcaagtttcttttcatactctctttttgtagctcttactatctgttttgtgaccctttgttgatctttgtatttttcccattcgccaggatctgtgccattttttgcctttttgtatgccctttccttacgtcttatactgtcccttacctttttagttgtccatggctgttttttttggcaagtagagttcttgcccctcaggggtataaaccagttctgtatctcattaaaagtttctttaaacatttcccactgatcatcagtcattttacccattaacagatttgcccagtttactgtggacag
Encoded here:
- the iqcd gene encoding dynein regulatory complex protein 10; the protein is MATEVMVQGNQIEATNPETISKTTIDDVSMQKIAPKVDALRILEPVRKKLTSIEAERIISVIEKTIEKLERVTLLPHIANNLKRFSVAFGLELTCAMREHSRLEQHLYFAISGLHKEESSGEEKHLERHEVKTKAEKKHDVKILQQALGSSVKNILRLFQGNPSACQIIQAECQARRRICVDLIMGLMELRDLVFERLLITPTEEKEKLDYVQNIIMRDKQNTEVIAMLEAELATAIQDKENEMLKKNEIIRKLKNNLLQLELFSEDYIRQIKQDSEKQQLADQKISEGRVAKFQEEISLLRIQLSNTITEHRTSELALRKRKYKIETEIENWIQKYDADLQEKQDEYEHLVKIHTEEAVLLSELEEKIGMLESEYIQIVDERKIKEKEREDKRRQVYLMARAAVTIQAFWKGYKVRQLVKGMKKKKKGKRKKKK